A genomic stretch from Papio anubis isolate 15944 chromosome 18, Panubis1.0, whole genome shotgun sequence includes:
- the SBK1 gene encoding serine/threonine-protein kinase SBK1 isoform X2, with the protein MSMGCPEPEPPRSLTCCGPGAAPGPGAGVPLLTEDMQALTLRTLAASDVTKHYELVRELGKGTYGKVDLVVYKGTGTKMALKFVNKSKTKLKNFLREVSITNSLSSSPFIIKVFDVVFETEDCYVFAQEYAPAGDLFDIIPPQVGLPEDTVKRCVQQLGLALDFMHGRQLVHRDIKPENVLLFDRECRRVKLADFGMTRRVGCRVKRVSGTIPYTAPEVCQAGRADGLAVDTGVDVWAFGVLIFCVLTGNFPWEAASGADAFFEEFVRWQRGRLPGLPSQWRRFTEPALRMFQRLLALEPERRGPAKEVFRFLKHELTSELRRRPSHRARKPPGDRPPAAGPLRLEAPGPLKRTVLTESGSGSRPAPTAVGSVPVPVPVPVPVPVPVPVPEPGLAPPGPPGRTDGRADKSKGQVVLATAIEICV; encoded by the exons ATGAGCATGGGCTGCCCAGAGCCTGAGCCGCCCCGCTCCCTGACCTGCTGTGGGCCAGGGGCTGCCCCTGGGCCTGGTGCCGGCGTGCCCCTTCTCACTGAAGACATGCAGGCCCTGACTCTCCGCACACTGGCTGCCAGCGATGTCACCAAGCACTACGAACTAGTCCGGGAGCTGGGCAAAGGCACCTACGGGAAGGTTGACCTGGTGGTCTACAAGGGCACAG GCACAAAAATGGCACTGAAGTTTGTGAACAAGAGCAAAACCAAGCTGAAGAACTTCCTGCGGGAGGTGAGCATCACCAACAGCCTCTCCTCCAGCCCCTTCATCATCAAGGTCTTTGACGTGGTCTTTGAGACAGAGGACTGCTACGTCTTTGCCCAGGAGTACGCACCTGCTGGGGACCTATTTGACATCATCCCTCCCCAG GTGGGGCTCCCGGAGGACACGGTGAAACGATGTGTGCAGCAGCTGGGCCTGGCCCTGGACTTCATGCACGGGCGGCAGCTGGTGCACCGCGACATCAAGCCCGAGAATGTGCTGCTGTTCGACCGCGAGTGCCGCCGCGTGAAGCTGGCCGACTTCGGCATGACGCGCCGCGTGGGCTGCCGCGTCAAGCGCGTGAGTGGCACCATCCCTTACACGGCGCCCGAGGTGTGCCAGGCGGGCCGCGCCGACGGGCTGGCGGTGGACACGGGCGTGGACGTGTGGGCCTTCGGCGTGCTCATCTTCTGTGTGCTCACCGGCAACTTCCCGTGGGAGGCGGCGTCGGGCGCGGATGCCTTCTTTGAGGAGTTCGTGCGCTGGCAGCGGGGCCGCCTGCCGGGTCTGCCTTCGCAGTGGCGCCGCTTCACCGAGCCCGCGCTGCGCATGTTCCAGCGCCTGCTGGCCCTGGAGCCCGAGCGCCGCGGCCCGGCCAAGGAGGTGTTCCGCTTCCTCAAGCATGAGCTCACGTCAGAGCTGCGCCGCCGGCCCTCGCACCGCGCGCGCAAGCCCCCCGGGGACCGCCCGCCCGCCGCCGGGCCACTGCGCCTCGAGGCGCCCGGGCCGCTCAAGCGGACGGTGCTGACCGAGAGCGGCAGCGGCTCCCGGCCCGCGCCCACCGCGGTCGGGTCGGTGCCCGTGCCTGTGCCCGTGCCGGTGCCGGTGCCCGTGCCAGTGCCGGTGCCCGAGCCCGGCCTGGCCCCCCCGGGGCCCCCCGGCCGGACCGACGGCCGCGCGGACAAGAGCAAAGGGCAGGTGGTGCTGGCCACGGCCATCGAGATCTGCGTCTGA
- the SBK1 gene encoding serine/threonine-protein kinase SBK1 isoform X1 — MGCGVDDVPAFCFVCFHREEEEELLEEVPLRREKMSMGCPEPEPPRSLTCCGPGAAPGPGAGVPLLTEDMQALTLRTLAASDVTKHYELVRELGKGTYGKVDLVVYKGTGTKMALKFVNKSKTKLKNFLREVSITNSLSSSPFIIKVFDVVFETEDCYVFAQEYAPAGDLFDIIPPQVGLPEDTVKRCVQQLGLALDFMHGRQLVHRDIKPENVLLFDRECRRVKLADFGMTRRVGCRVKRVSGTIPYTAPEVCQAGRADGLAVDTGVDVWAFGVLIFCVLTGNFPWEAASGADAFFEEFVRWQRGRLPGLPSQWRRFTEPALRMFQRLLALEPERRGPAKEVFRFLKHELTSELRRRPSHRARKPPGDRPPAAGPLRLEAPGPLKRTVLTESGSGSRPAPTAVGSVPVPVPVPVPVPVPVPVPEPGLAPPGPPGRTDGRADKSKGQVVLATAIEICV, encoded by the exons GGAGAAGATGAGCATGGGCTGCCCAGAGCCTGAGCCGCCCCGCTCCCTGACCTGCTGTGGGCCAGGGGCTGCCCCTGGGCCTGGTGCCGGCGTGCCCCTTCTCACTGAAGACATGCAGGCCCTGACTCTCCGCACACTGGCTGCCAGCGATGTCACCAAGCACTACGAACTAGTCCGGGAGCTGGGCAAAGGCACCTACGGGAAGGTTGACCTGGTGGTCTACAAGGGCACAG GCACAAAAATGGCACTGAAGTTTGTGAACAAGAGCAAAACCAAGCTGAAGAACTTCCTGCGGGAGGTGAGCATCACCAACAGCCTCTCCTCCAGCCCCTTCATCATCAAGGTCTTTGACGTGGTCTTTGAGACAGAGGACTGCTACGTCTTTGCCCAGGAGTACGCACCTGCTGGGGACCTATTTGACATCATCCCTCCCCAG GTGGGGCTCCCGGAGGACACGGTGAAACGATGTGTGCAGCAGCTGGGCCTGGCCCTGGACTTCATGCACGGGCGGCAGCTGGTGCACCGCGACATCAAGCCCGAGAATGTGCTGCTGTTCGACCGCGAGTGCCGCCGCGTGAAGCTGGCCGACTTCGGCATGACGCGCCGCGTGGGCTGCCGCGTCAAGCGCGTGAGTGGCACCATCCCTTACACGGCGCCCGAGGTGTGCCAGGCGGGCCGCGCCGACGGGCTGGCGGTGGACACGGGCGTGGACGTGTGGGCCTTCGGCGTGCTCATCTTCTGTGTGCTCACCGGCAACTTCCCGTGGGAGGCGGCGTCGGGCGCGGATGCCTTCTTTGAGGAGTTCGTGCGCTGGCAGCGGGGCCGCCTGCCGGGTCTGCCTTCGCAGTGGCGCCGCTTCACCGAGCCCGCGCTGCGCATGTTCCAGCGCCTGCTGGCCCTGGAGCCCGAGCGCCGCGGCCCGGCCAAGGAGGTGTTCCGCTTCCTCAAGCATGAGCTCACGTCAGAGCTGCGCCGCCGGCCCTCGCACCGCGCGCGCAAGCCCCCCGGGGACCGCCCGCCCGCCGCCGGGCCACTGCGCCTCGAGGCGCCCGGGCCGCTCAAGCGGACGGTGCTGACCGAGAGCGGCAGCGGCTCCCGGCCCGCGCCCACCGCGGTCGGGTCGGTGCCCGTGCCTGTGCCCGTGCCGGTGCCGGTGCCCGTGCCAGTGCCGGTGCCCGAGCCCGGCCTGGCCCCCCCGGGGCCCCCCGGCCGGACCGACGGCCGCGCGGACAAGAGCAAAGGGCAGGTGGTGCTGGCCACGGCCATCGAGATCTGCGTCTGA